Within the Telopea speciosissima isolate NSW1024214 ecotype Mountain lineage chromosome 4, Tspe_v1, whole genome shotgun sequence genome, the region GGTGAACTGAGACTCTTGTGGCTTTTCTTTGCTTCTGGAAGCTAAATATTGCTTTCAAAAGCTTATCCAAACACCTGttttagattctttatttagaTTTTCGATTAGAACAGTTTGTGCTTTCTTGGATGTTCAGTTTTTTTGGGCCATTTAATTCTTCCATGTAGTAGGATAATCTGATTATTTCCATATGGATAAAATGATCAATCTTTGGATTAgctatatgtcaaattttagattcATAGTCAATTTCTCCACTTTGCAAACTCGaattggactgaaacttgacagTTAAATAAGGGATCTTGGGATCTACTTGTTCATAAAATTTAGAGTTCTAAATATTTTGGTTACTGGGTTAGTAAAAGTTAGGCTGGTTATCATGAATTCAATATCCTTACCAAGTTATATACATAAGTCAGGCATGGCAATTGTAAGGGCGAGGTTAGGTGGTCAGTAACATCAACCATTGACCATTGTtgtaagaaaaagagagaaaaaatgaaaaaaaaaaaaaaacactctttAGTAATTAGCATTCCTTTTgtccaagaaagagaaaaatggccaaaagggggggggaacGTCCTAATGAAGATCAAGAAAGATTAAAGATTGCAACTACTCTATCTTAGCTGTTATTTTGGGGAAAGCAACTCTCAAGAGAGATTTACTTCATTTCAGATCCCTCTTTAAGATCTttcattgtttcttcttttcttttctatgacCTCATTTGAAATAGACACCGAATAGATGGTTGGTTGGTTATCCTGATATGTAAAATTCAGTTGGGAGACACATCAACTCAATCAATAGCTGTGCTTAAAGCTGAAATTATCAAGTTTTGACTCTAGCACCAACTTTTGTGAGGAATCTTCTTTGCCAAGATTTCTGaaggcttattttattattaccCTCTTATAAGctattgtttttttgggttcaatgAACCAGTTGTTTTCATCATAAAAGTCTTTTAAGTTCTATCCATTTAAGGACCCATGTAATGTGAAACATATTGATGGAATGGCAGGGTTCAACACAAGGTTATAGGTATCATCAATATTGGTGTTCATATTGGTCTTGGCTAATGCTGATACAGTTTGGTTGGAATTGGACCAATACCAGGTGTAATTtgaaaaagggtaaattacacttcatcccctggttttcaaacaaaactcaaatcgcctcttggtttttgaaaaaactcaaatcaacccCTCTATAGTAATCGTGTTAGTCTattattagttattggtgtgaaaggactattttacccttgtactaaaacattagaattaaatttatattaCTATatccttctttcatcttcaacattggtcaagggtagtttagggatttaaatttatttaactggttgacatcaccacttaacagcataaaactaacggtagggactaatttgtcatattggggtctaaactagggggtgatttgagttttttcaaaaatcagggggtgatctgagtttcgtttgataACCAAgggatgacgtgtaatttaccctttaaaaAATGATCAATACATCTGATTCatatcagtatcatatcggtATTGGGTTTTGACGATACTCGGCGAAGATAAGctgatatgataccaatacttaaaaccatggttcaataGGGATCTATTTACTATTCtagcctcctctctctctctctctctctctttctcgcttCTTCTTACTAATTCATAGCAGCTACTGAAAAAGGAGAAACAAACACAAATAAGGTACAAAGgatgaatcgttatcccctccaattggCTGCCCCTCCAGTTCCTcaaattcctcacatgggggatggaaatgaccaccctaccctctacccgaaaacactgcccaaggtggagTCCACTCCCCCCATTAGAGGATTTGGAAGTGcccgcaaattggaggtgataattatccACAAGGGATCGCCATTGGTAAGGTTCGAGCTAGACCCTTTAGCAAGCTTATATAGGGGCCTATAATATAGattgaaccaaaaccaaacccttGTCCCTAATCCACATGTAAAGTGCAAATAGATGCATTATGAACTCAATTGATTAACCAAGCCaaaaggggggggaggggtaaaGTTATTCCAATATAATTAGGtggtgaagatgaagaagcaaaTTTTATTGGGTTCACATCAATCAGTGTTGGGGAAATAATTGATGTTTTGATGATCATATGCTGTCTAATACccataaagaaaagaaagaggatagaaggaaatagaaggaTGATAGAAGGGCTGGAACCACTGCAATTATTGTAAATATTAGAATAAGTCATGGCCCTAACAAGAAGCTGGTGATATAACTTGTCTTGGACTCCATATCTTTGATGATAAGCTTCATAATTTCAATTTGGACTGAGTACACACACAAACAGtctacaaaaaggaaaaagagtttCAACTCTacaaaataaactcaaaacacacacacacacgagtTTCAACTCTacaaaataaactcaaaacagaaagagagagagagagatagtttTACATTATAAAACTAAATACACACTATTTCCTCTTTTGTTTGATATTTCTAATactaataaagggaaaaaaatgctAACCGATGTTGTGTGTAGGTATGTACTTACGCTTAGACACAACCCGACAAGTAAAAATCGCCGCACCCCTGgacctttccacctttccatggggtgtGGCGGTCTTTTTGCGTTGggttgtgtctaggcgcaggtaCATGCCCACACACAACACGGGTTAGTGTTCTTTCTACCTactaataaatttttttgggtctaTAAATATATTAAACGGAAATCTTATTATAACCAAATTGTGAACTAAaaagttgtaaccttatttttttgccattttatgataatacaaattttttttccaatgatgataaatcctgtcattttatatatatacaacatAAAATAACTTTCAACAtttcaaaaacctttttttaccCCTTGTGTTAAATGctgcattaaataatttttaggaATTAGAATATGGACAATtaaaataaggttacaacttcttaacTCACCACTTAGTTGATAACAAGTTGCACCCTATTTTAAAACATGATTGAACTTTGATCTCCATTGCTCACAACTTGGCCATAAAGTCTAGAACATATAAAACCCGTGGACAACTCTATGTAGATCATCACTATTCGAGTGCAGTTTCAGGGGAAGGAGCATTTATAACAACATATCACACCTTCACATGAATAGTAGTGACTAATTTCtattcccataaaaaaaaaaattgatcaacAGATGACCTTTTACATGCAAACCCACAAAAAATgtgcattaaaaaaataataaaaaaaaaaaaaaagagagagagagagagatcaaaatAGTCTTGTTTGGGTTTTTAATTGATTCTAAGAAGGATATGGATTGGATTTGATTTAAAACCAAGTAATCTATTTTATGCTTCTGGCCAACAATTGGACAGATTGAGATGTATAGTCATCTAATCTCTGGTTTGATTAAGATGCATGCATCAATCTTTAGATTGACATGTAAATATAAACAATATAGACagaaaaatggaacaaaacTTAAAAGTCTTAAACATGGTTAGGTGGCAGACAGACATATAGCTAAGTCATGTCAGTATCATGTCCAAGAGGAGATAAGGACTAATGGAGGAATCGGATGAGAAAagatagtattattattatggcATAGATCCCACTCCCGTGTAGAAAactattttcttattattattttagtaaCTAACTAATATTAGCTTATTcttttgtattattattttgaaggaaaaaactctctctctctctctcactctcacaaATTCACATCCACTTATAAATCTTCATCACCATTTCCTGAACCTCAACCACAATTGAGGCTAATCTTCAAGTTGCAGGCTCTGGTGGGTCCACCAATCTCATGATCCAAGTGGGCTTgtcttttttggtctctctttcttttcaacTAGCAAAGGGCATTCCTGGGTTATAAGTTTATCACCtctcccctctctttctttctttgggttTTAAAGATCAGAATTGGGATCCAGATTCCAGATCAGTTTCAGCCAATTTCGATCAATTCCAATCTGAATGGATCAAAATGGTTACACATCAATCTAAATCGGTCAAATTCTGCCTTAACCCTAGCAATGCAGGGTATCGATTGCTCTGGATCGATCAGACTCTGGATCCCAAGTGTAGTGGGACCACCTTTGATGTGATTTTATTAGGCGTAAAGTATTGGATAATCTCAAAAAACTCtctacatatatttatatattgtaCGGTTATAAAACAACACCAAACTGATGCACTCCTCCAGGAataattatgaatttttatctgGTGCTGTAACGGGAGCACTGCCGTGAGCATTGTGCGGTGTAGAAACGATCATGTGTGCCCAGCGGGTCCAATAATTATCACCTTAAATTCGTGGGCATCTTCAATTCATCccattcctctaataggggggagtggaccccaccttgagTAGTGTTTTCGTGCAAGAGGTAGGGTGTTCATTTCCGCCCCCATGTGAgaaattggagggggcagcaaattggaggggataatgattCCTCCCCCAATATTACTCTTGAGGGCTACATCTATTTTTGCGATATGCCGATATCTATACCATGGTTTTAGcatacggtatcggtatcggtgtcGTTCATTGCAATTCGATATTGATATGTATTATTGGTATCAGCCTGCATCCATTTGACTCACCAAGTTGAGAATTCTTTGATCTTCTCGAAGATTcaggttttcttttttcttgagaAAATATGGTTCGATGTGATACATATGGAATATGTTCACCAATGCCATGAGAACATGTGTAGAAAAGTTGAATCGGGGAATAGTCCAAGGAATAAGAACCCTATACCCCAGTCGAACCCAAACCATAATCTCATGTTTGAAGAGTGCGCAAGGAACTTTACACATGGCTGATCAAAGGAATAATCACTGATATTACTGATAAATTCAGTTAATGGTTGCCGTTGGGATCTCCCGCCTAACTTGAAGAATATGCAGCCCTAAGGAAGAGAGGACaatgtcatatatatataagaggcaagagaagagaagaaagttaGCATCTAGAGATTATTCTTGGGAATGGTTCAGGCCTAAGGGCTCCGGAATAGAACTTCCCATCCCCAGTCTCGTTAATTGTTGTATTGCTCTGAGATTTGACTTACGAATTGGAGAATCCTCCTCCGGAACCCATTTCGGAGCGCGCATTTGCGCTGCCCTTTGGTTCTATTGTGTGCAGGATCGAACCAAACCACAACAGGAGGATCTCAGTCGCAACACGATGATTATAGGAAGAAGTAAGTAAATTAATTTGTAAAATTATACTTCATGTGTTTGTATCATGGACCTGGCCCGTAGTTTATTATGTGGGAAATGGTTCTTTGAGCTGCCAATGAAGCTAGCAGCCTTGCACCTtttctctttatctctctcatTGCCACATGAAATAACATTGTTGCTCTTCTATCTACAAAACTATTCCATGACatctcattggtgcactcctGCCTGCTACACAAAAAATTTGCATTCTTTTGTTATCTCTTTCTTTGTCACATGAAATTATCTCTCTATCTTCCTATGTATGAAATCATTCCATCACACTTCATTGGTGCACTCGTACAGACAAAACctctcccttattattattattattattattaatatatatatatatatatatatatatatatatatatatatatatatatatatatatatatatatatatatatatatatattgatagaATCCCATATTATATTGCTCGacgagaaggaaagagagactAAAAATGATGGGAACACTCCTCATTCTTATCCACAATTATAGAAGTTGTTATCTTTAAGGAAGGATAGATGCACCAATTAAAACCTCATAAAATATTTCCCAACTGAATTTAGGACTTCCAATTGAGTTCCATCCAAGGGATAAAGTGGGTCCCCCCATCTTTGTTCTCTATTTTTGATTCCACACATTTGTGCCTcaccctttttaaaaaaaagcaaaaaaaaaaaaaacctcaccCCTTCTTAAATCTTCACTTTCCCCCTTATAAAGCTGTAGCTATCTGTATATACTTATTATGTTTGTATCTATTGTCATTTTATTTATCATATGTAGGTAGCATGGTTCTAGGTATTGGTATTATATCAGCGTATTGGTCAGCCAAAATGTATTGATATCATTGGAGTTGATACCAATATGTTATCGATATAAAACGATTGTATCAACTAGAAAatgattcatttttttaatttgtgcTTAACACGACCGATATCAACATCATATTAGTATTGGCCAAAACCGACACAGACAATATGGTAATGATACCTATAATTTTTTATGGCTCAGAATTCATACACTGTTTATCGAGTGCCCACTTGAAagatattaattaattaatataaaataaataaagaagaaatgttctctgtaccgaagaagaagaagaagagtagaaaggaagaaaaagtgtAACCGTGCGCGGAGATTGAAAGAATAAGGAGAGGATAAGAAGGggtaaagggaaaggaaaaagaaaaggaaaaagaaaaagtagatAAGGTAAAGGTAAAGACATACTCCAAAACCTTACAGGGACGGAATACAAgttattcttttttcctcttttacgATTTATTTACAACACAAAACCAATAAACCACATACAAGTAGGGGTGCGTTTGGTTCTTTTCATCCTGAGAGACAAATAAAGCGTCACCACTTTTAATCTTTTTGTTTGGGATTCACTTTCTCTTTGTCTTCACCTGTGAGGTGATGATGGTCTTTAACAATTACGCTGCTCCCCTTGATTGGATGGAACCAATTCGAAGCAACTCGGTCGATTCCTGATTCAAATCAGCTGATTTTCCCAATCCGATTCTTTGTTTTAAGACAGTACTTATAGGTATTAGGTAGGTATCCATTAAATCTGGTCTACCCTGCCCTACACACAACTCAACAACTGGGAGGAAAGAGTACTTGAAGTCAGAAGGAGCAATTATTATCACTATCTTATACTtaacctatatttactaaaattatcctattttaaattaattttttgaaactatcttgtttttaaacttttacatctctttctgtcctcatatttttaaatatccaaactagcattctttttctaatttttagtatttttttcattaaaatagtaaaaattgtaaaaaatgaaagcacccactcgcttcttctctctcccattttttactccattcattttttcttcaaattttctatttaattaaaattttattcaacATTCAGCatcatcgttcttcttcaaaCAAATCATGCTTCTaagtatcaatatcgtatcgcCCGTATCGAACAATACGTACCAGTTTTACTAGTCACCAATACCGTATTGATAGCATGGTatgaacaaggggtaaaatggttaaaatctcattttttaaggagattcaggggtaattttgttcgatacaatcaatccaggccgataccatatcgatatcTTATCGATTTGTATGTTACCGATATCCGTTCCGAtatcatgcactaaaaccatggaacaaatcgactctcttcaaagcaccccacttcttctctctcttcctttgtttattcaatttacctttctgtgttttttattttttattaacctaTAGTACGATTCTCGAGTCGTcacttttcttctccctcttcatatTCGCTGAAGCATAAGGCAACCCTCCCTCTCCATTACAATTGATCTCTACACGACCATCTTCATCTCTCCTCAACCTCATAGCCATGAGATAAAATAGCATAAGATCAATCATCGGATTGCCTCTGCCTTCTTGACGATTTAAGATGAGAATCCATGAAAGATGGATCGGTTTCAGAGAAGGGAACGCATCTATAACGGTgacgaaggagaagaactgGATCACGATGAGGATCAAGTCGATTTGTTCACAAAACGATGagaatgaaatgttgaataaaaaattaattgaatagaaaaaattgaataaaaaacaaaaacaaaaataggggagagagaagaagcgggtaggtacttttattttttactattttaatgataaaaataataaaaatagaagaatgATAGGTTAAACAGATTAATAGGTAATTAGGTGAAAAAAGAAGGATAATCTAGGTATTTAAaagtagaaggagatgtaaaagtttaaaagcaaggTAGTTTTAGAAATGAAGTTTAAGATAGATTATTTTTAGTAAATATAAGTTAAGTGTAAGATTGTAATAGTAATTGGCCCAAGTCAGAAAGACTATAAGAGAGTCTTTATTTGACTTCGGCAATTCATGACTTTACTAGTTCACAcggacacagagagagagagagagagagagagaggggaaataGTGAGTCATTGAATCCTTGAGAGGGCGACAGGTTTCTACCCTCATGGCTGTGGGCCCTATGGCCTACAATGCCACTAAGGCTAAAATTGGAAAATTAACCCCAAAACATGACCTCTTTTTCCACCACCGCCCCATTGGCCCCATTGGCCCCATTGGCCCATCCTCTTATTCCCATCCAAAAATTCTGAGTGGCCGTCCGTAAGCGTAAAGTCGCAAGATCGTCCACAATCTTCTTCTCTACTCTCAACTTTTAGTgtttctctctcactcactcactcttACATACTCagattctttctttctctagtTGCGACTTTCATGTCTCTTTAACAGCTTTAAGAGCGACGTGGAGATCCAATCACCTAAATCTTTCTCTCACGGCATCGCCACCGTTCAAACCTccattctctatctctttccttctcctcaGATATGTGTATGTGTCTCTGTTGTATCTATATATCCTCCTCATCTTCTAAActcacacaaacacacaaattCAAGCCAAACAACTCTTCTTTATCTCAAAAAATGAAAACgcctttctcctcctcttcctccgtcatctatcttctcttctttccggtgattcttctctgtttttcacCGTACACCGGAGAGGCAAGTCCTTCCTTCGCTTGCGATCCAAAAAATGCAAATACGGCGAGCCTACCTTTCTGCCAAATGTCTCTATCGATACCGGACAGGGTGAATGATCTCATCGGACGGCTGACATTGCAGGAGAAGATCGGGCTCCTCGTTGACAGTGCCGCACCGGTGCCGAGGCTTGGTATCAGTGGGTACGAGTGGTGGTCGGAGGCGCTTCACGGGGTCGCAGGAAGCCCCGGTGTTAAATTTGGTGGGAGCTTCCCTGGGGCCACCAGTTTCCCACAAGTCATCACCACCGCTGCCTCCTTCAATGCCTCTTTGTGGAAACAAATCGGACAGGTGAGATTatttacatttcttttcttctttcccttttccatTTCCATAGTTTAGTGCAactctttctaccaaaaatataaaaaaaaaaagtgtttagTGCAATTCTTTCCCTTCCAAAGAGGAAAGGAAATATTTGCATTTTCTTTAAAATGTATTTCAAAGACTTTGTTAGAGATGCTTTGCTATCAAAAGGTCTTTTGGGTTCAAAGTTTTCTTGTTCACACCTCCCTTCCCCCTCATAGAATAGGATACTAGACGATTAGAAcctatagaaaaaaaatataatttaacaaaataaaatacgAAAATAGATCGCTACACTATtctttcccccaaaaaatatttgttcatttttcttGCAATCAAACACTAAAAttaatatttgatttttttagaaaaatattTGCATTTTCCTTGCAATCAAATCGAACCCCAAAGATTATTGATCACCGATTATGGATAACATGCGGTTGTTTGTTCAATTACGCTCTTAGTTTAGTCTTGGCACCACCTAACCCTAAAGTAATGACATCTAATTATTGTGGCAGTTCAGGTGGATCCCAAGATCTTTTGTTTACTTGTCAACTTTCGTCCAATCCAAATTTGCGAGAAAAACAACTTAGTAAAAAACACAGGACTACCAAGGGACATAGTGGGGTCATTGACACACACATGAGGGTATATATGCCTACAACTGAGAGAATACATATTTTTTGATAGGAAAATATAAATGAGAGAATACATTGAATttcgttttaaaaaaaatagttattaTGTTGGATATTCATATAAGAGAAGAGAACGCTAATCAATtgtgtagcccttgcaccaaTGCTGGGCTTTATAAGAAAGTGAATaactcatgtgtctgggcaaaAAGACACACAATTGATCtttgttatttttccctttatataATTTTTCAAACATTCTCTAGGCAGAATTTTCATATCATCCATTCACATTGTAAAAACATATAATCTTGCGTaatcaatattttattttccttcttttttttaaatacccTTCGTCACAATTTAAATTTAATGGTGATATGAAGAGACATTTATGAGACCAAGTAAAGACATGTGTCGTCACCCAACGGTACATAAAAGGGGAATAATGAAGTTTCGTCTTCGGAGTGGAGAGTGCGGTCGTCATGAGAATCTGAGATTTCAGTTGCTCCATTATCTAACAAGTAATTGTGATTGGTTAGGCCGTTCACTGAAAAGTTTCGTGGGGCCCAAAAAGAATACTTTATCTTTATTTACTGTATTTAATATTAGGATTTATTAGGATCGTAGAATAGCTATGATCGTTCTACGATCCTATGTGATATTAGTTGAAGTAAgtaatggtgatggtgatggtacaGGTGGTATCAAATGAAGCGAGGGCGATGTACAACGGAGGAATGGCCGGTCTGAATTACTGGAGCCCAAACGTAAATATATTCAGGGATCCCAGGTGGGGCCGGGGCCAGGAAACTCCCGGTGAAGATCCGGTTTTAGCCTCTAAGTACGCAGTCAACTACGTCAAAGGACTGCAGGAGCCATACGGCACAGACGGTAGCAGGTTGAAGGTTGCAGCCTGCTGTAAACACTACACCGCCTACGACGTCGACAACTGGAATGGCGTAGATCGCTACCACTTCAACGCCCTAGtatatttctttctctctccttatcaCTGATAATCAGTAAAAATCCAGACTTGATCACCAAATTTATAACCTAATACCTTCTGTGCAGGTAAGCAAGCAAGATTTGAAAGATACGTTCGATGTACCATTCAAGGCGTGTGTGTCGGAAGGGAAAGTAGCGAGTGTGATGTGTTCTTACAATCAGGTTAATGGAATTCCTACCTGCGCCGACCCAAACCTCCTTCGCAACACCATTCGTGGTCGATGGAACCTTAACGGGTACATCGTTTCAGATTGCAACTCTGTTGGGGTTTTTTACGATACCCAACACTACACCGCAACACCTGAAGACGCAGTTGCGGCCACTATTAAAGCAGGCGAGTCTTCCTTCACTCTTAAATAACATAAATCGTCTTTGATGATGTCCATCTTGGTAATTTCAATTCTATTTTTTACAGGTCTAGATTTAGAATGTGGAATATTCCTGTCTTCCCACGCGGAGCAAGCCGTGAGGACAGGGAAGATGAGCGAGTTGGATGTGAATGGAGCTTTGGTTAATACCCTAACCGTGCAGATGAGGTTAGGGATGTACGATGGAGACCCATCGGAGCAGCCATTTGGAAAGCTGGGTCCAATGGATGTTTGCTCACCGGACCACCAACAACTAGCCCTCGAGGCAGCTCGACAAGGCATTGTCCTCTTGAAGAATATTGGGCCATCGCTACCCCTATCTCCCCGTCGCCACCGAACGATCGCTGTCATCGGGCCTAACTCCGACGTCACGGTTACCATGATAGGGAACTACGCCGGTGTAGCATGTGGATACACTACTCCACTACAGGGGATCGGGAGATACGCCACGACCAACCACCAAATGGGATGTAGCGACGTGGCTTGCGGCGGCGACCAGATGTTTGGTGCTGCCCAGGAAGCTGCGCGTGAAGCAGACGCGACGGTGCTGGTGATGGGGTTAGATCAGTCCATCGAGGCTGAGTTCAAGGACAGGGATGGACTACTCTTACCGGGACGCCAACAGGAACTGGTCTCTAGTGTGGCCATGGCCTCCAAGGGCCCCACAGTGCTGGTGTTGATGAGTGGTGGGCCTGTTGACGTGTCTTTCGCTAAAGATGATCCGCGTATCTCTGCCATCCTTTGGGTGGGGTACCCTGGCCAAGCCGGAGGAACGGCCATTGCTGATGTGTTGTTCGGAACAACAAACCCAGGTAAGTTGCCACTTACTTAATAATTTAACTAATTTGGTTACCGTACTAATCATGGGGTCATAAGTCAAATTTATACTTATTAATAACGACAGAGAAAGAGACCTAACCCCAATAAAACATGTAATGACACTGAGCCTATAGTATCGAAATGTCATACTCTCtagtttacctaaaaaaaaacagaaatgtcACCCTCTCCCCTCCGTTGTACGGACTCCTGGATTTGGATCCTCCTACGCTACCCGTGCGGCCAGCGTCAGCCTCACACAAGCAGGGCGTGAACCCCACGTAGACCCATCCGAGCAAAAGTTGGGTTCATACGAGAATGGGTTCCAGCCATCCGGATGGATCCCACCATGTGAATGCCATCTAGATGGCTGAAACCCAATGGGAATCCACCTATCCATGGTTTTAATGCACGGTAGTATTGGTAACATGTAAAACTGATACGATATCAATGTAGTATCGGCCTGGATCCACTGTATTGAACAAAATTATAtttaaatctctttaaaaaaCGAATTGTATTTGCTATCAATATGGTATTGATATCGCTGATTAGCAAAATTGATATGTTTTGTTCGATACGAGCGATTCAatatcgatacttagaaccatgcacCTACCCGGACAGAGTACCGGAGCCCTTCACTGCCTCCAAAGTCACGATCGACGGCGATAAAGACAGGGAATCGTTTCACTGTCTTGCCAGT harbors:
- the LOC122658662 gene encoding probable beta-D-xylosidase 2 → MSLSIPDRVNDLIGRLTLQEKIGLLVDSAAPVPRLGISGYEWWSEALHGVAGSPGVKFGGSFPGATSFPQVITTAASFNASLWKQIGQVVSNEARAMYNGGMAGLNYWSPNVNIFRDPRWGRGQETPGEDPVLASKYAVNYVKGLQEPYGTDGSRLKVAACCKHYTAYDVDNWNGVDRYHFNALVSKQDLKDTFDVPFKACVSEGKVASVMCSYNQVNGIPTCADPNLLRNTIRGRWNLNGYIVSDCNSVGVFYDTQHYTATPEDAVAATIKAGLDLECGIFLSSHAEQAVRTGKMSELDVNGALVNTLTVQMRLGMYDGDPSEQPFGKLGPMDVCSPDHQQLALEAARQGIVLLKNIGPSLPLSPRRHRTIAVIGPNSDVTVTMIGNYAGVACGYTTPLQGIGRYATTNHQMGCSDVACGGDQMFGAAQEAAREADATVLVMGLDQSIEAEFKDRDGLLLPGRQQELVSSVAMASKGPTVLVLMSGGPVDVSFAKDDPRISAILWVGYPGQAGGTAIADVLFGTTNPGGKLPMTWYPQDYVANLPMTTMAMRSDPANGYPGRTYRFYKGPVVYPFGYGMSYTHFVHTIANAPSVVSVFFGGGHHTTNTTISGKSVRLTHAKCDGLSVGVDVDVRNAGSKDGTHTLLVYSAPPAGQWTPNKQLVAFEKVHVPAGSQQRVNINIHVCKYLSVVGRNGLRRIPIGEHNLHIGDLSHPISLQALPLGEIKT